One window of the Candidatus Izemoplasmatales bacterium genome contains the following:
- a CDS encoding NUDIX domain-containing protein, producing the protein MDLLFTIVKVPGLDLGGSRIVRRAYRAVVVDGDRILLVRDRLHGELKFPGGGAEPGEYAFAALARETAEETGYRIKSRIRPFGIVREYGLANDGTTVFVNESHYYFCSVHPEPGPQRLSEYEVEYGFEPVWIALDRAIVENEAVPDDPAIAWKRRETEVLKLLLGRKIT; encoded by the coding sequence ATGGATCTGCTCTTCACGATCGTCAAGGTACCGGGGCTCGACCTCGGCGGATCCCGGATCGTGCGTCGCGCCTATCGCGCCGTGGTCGTCGACGGCGATCGCATCCTGCTCGTGAGAGATCGCCTTCACGGCGAACTCAAGTTCCCGGGCGGTGGCGCCGAACCCGGCGAATACGCGTTCGCCGCGCTGGCGCGGGAGACGGCCGAAGAGACCGGCTATCGGATCAAGTCGCGCATCCGTCCCTTCGGAATCGTGCGCGAATACGGTCTTGCGAACGACGGAACCACCGTCTTCGTGAACGAATCGCACTACTATTTCTGTTCCGTGCATCCCGAACCCGGACCGCAGCGGCTCTCCGAATACGAGGTCGAGTACGGCTTCGAACCGGTCTGGATCGCACTCGATCGGGCGATCGTGGAGAACGAGGCGGTTCCCGACGATCCGGCGATCGCGTGGAAGCGACGCGAGACGGAAGTCCTGAAACTGCTCCTTGGGAGGAAAATCACATGA
- the ltaE gene encoding low-specificity L-threonine aldolase yields the protein MKWIDLRSDTVTQQTQEMRDAMYRAEVGDDVFQDDPTVNELERLAAAAFGKEDGVFVPSGTFSNQLALFTHCNRGDEVILDKNAHIVLHESGASAIISGVQLFTMDGVGGVWNLAKYEAAIKEKSRFTPGTRLVCLENAFNGHAIALDYIAKVAAIARRHGLKIHLDGARIFNAAAALGCDVRDIVRDADSVSVCLSKGLAAPVGTVLVGTHEFCERAKDRRKLMGGGMRQAGFLAAAGIVALTKMPKRLSVDHANAAYLDERLSAIEGIVVDRSERDINMVFWDIADERKYGLLDFLLAHGVKILPYEHSFRFVTHLDVDRADIDRVADLVRSFFA from the coding sequence ATGAAATGGATCGATCTGCGCAGCGACACCGTCACCCAGCAGACGCAGGAGATGCGCGACGCGATGTATCGCGCCGAGGTCGGCGACGACGTCTTCCAGGACGACCCGACGGTGAACGAGCTCGAACGGCTCGCGGCCGCCGCGTTCGGCAAGGAGGACGGCGTGTTCGTTCCTTCGGGAACATTCTCCAACCAGCTCGCCCTCTTCACCCACTGCAACCGCGGCGACGAGGTCATCCTCGACAAGAACGCGCACATCGTGCTGCACGAATCGGGCGCCTCGGCGATCATCTCCGGCGTCCAGCTGTTCACGATGGACGGCGTTGGCGGCGTCTGGAACCTCGCCAAGTACGAAGCCGCGATCAAGGAGAAGTCCCGCTTCACGCCGGGAACCCGTCTCGTCTGCCTCGAGAACGCCTTCAACGGCCACGCGATCGCCCTCGACTACATCGCGAAGGTCGCCGCCATCGCCCGCCGGCACGGCCTCAAGATCCATCTCGACGGCGCCCGCATCTTCAACGCGGCGGCCGCCCTCGGCTGCGACGTCAGGGACATCGTGCGCGACGCCGACTCGGTCTCCGTCTGCCTCTCCAAGGGGCTCGCCGCCCCCGTCGGCACCGTTCTCGTCGGGACGCACGAATTCTGCGAGCGCGCCAAGGACCGCCGCAAGCTCATGGGCGGCGGAATGCGCCAGGCGGGATTCCTCGCCGCCGCAGGCATCGTCGCGCTGACGAAGATGCCGAAGCGGCTTTCCGTCGACCACGCCAACGCCGCGTATCTCGACGAGCGTCTCTCGGCAATCGAGGGAATCGTCGTCGACCGCTCCGAGCGCGACATCAACATGGTGTTCTGGGACATCGCCGACGAACGCAAGTACGGTCTGCTCGACTTCCTCCTCGCCCACGGCGTCAAGATTCTGCCCTACGAGCATTCCTTCCGCTTCGTCACCCATCTGGACGTCGACCGCGCCGACATCGACCGCGTCGCTGACCTGGTGCGTTCCTTCTTCGCCTAG
- a CDS encoding chorismate mutase: MEAINALRRKIDEIDIELQRLFIDRMETVRAIADVKLKNDMTVYDRDRERQVMEANMARIEESPYADYYRRFLENVMQLSKDYQKSIVRDNL, translated from the coding sequence ATGGAAGCAATCAACGCCCTCAGGCGCAAGATCGACGAGATCGACATCGAACTGCAAAGGCTCTTCATCGACCGGATGGAGACCGTTCGCGCGATCGCGGACGTCAAACTGAAGAACGACATGACCGTCTACGACCGCGACCGCGAACGTCAGGTCATGGAAGCGAACATGGCGCGGATCGAGGAATCGCCCTATGCCGACTACTACAGGCGTTTTCTAGAAAACGTCATGCAGCTCTCGAAGGACTATCAGAAATCGATCGTGAGGGACAACCTATGA
- a CDS encoding NAD(P)/FAD-dependent oxidoreductase yields the protein MADVIVVGGGPAGISAAIYLQRFKRDVLVLMKDQGALGKSDAIENYYGIVEPISGPDLIARGIAQAERLGVRVLREEVLGIEAGDGFSVKTASGVHPAKAVLMATGMSRANLKVRRFNEFVGLGISYCAVCDGFLYRQKRIGIVGSGEFMLEELDVLRNFSKDITVFTNGESLVHRPEGVRIVEDPLVEIRGTDRLGGVATAGTEYPLDVLFVAVGTASAADFALRIGALMENNRIVVDADFMTNIPGLFAAGDCIGGLSQIAKAVSDGAHAGIAIHKHLKSIKS from the coding sequence ATGGCAGACGTCATCGTTGTCGGCGGCGGTCCCGCGGGGATCTCCGCGGCCATCTACCTGCAGCGGTTCAAACGCGACGTCCTCGTGCTCATGAAAGACCAGGGAGCGCTCGGCAAGTCCGACGCGATCGAGAACTACTACGGCATCGTCGAGCCGATCTCCGGTCCCGACCTGATCGCCCGCGGCATCGCCCAGGCGGAACGCCTCGGGGTCAGGGTGCTGCGCGAGGAGGTTCTCGGAATCGAAGCCGGCGACGGTTTTTCGGTCAAGACCGCGAGCGGCGTCCATCCCGCCAAGGCGGTCCTGATGGCGACGGGCATGAGCCGCGCCAACCTGAAGGTCCGCCGCTTCAACGAGTTCGTCGGCCTCGGCATCTCGTACTGCGCCGTCTGCGACGGGTTCCTTTACCGTCAGAAGCGGATCGGCATCGTCGGGAGCGGCGAATTCATGCTCGAGGAACTCGACGTCCTGCGCAATTTCTCCAAGGACATCACCGTCTTCACGAACGGCGAATCCCTGGTACATCGTCCCGAAGGCGTCCGGATCGTGGAAGATCCGCTCGTCGAGATCCGGGGGACGGACCGTCTCGGCGGCGTCGCCACGGCGGGTACGGAGTATCCGCTCGACGTCCTCTTCGTTGCGGTCGGTACCGCTTCGGCGGCCGATTTCGCGCTTCGCATCGGCGCGCTCATGGAGAACAATCGGATCGTCGTCGACGCCGACTTCATGACGAACATCCCCGGGCTCTTCGCCGCGGGGGACTGCATCGGCGGGTTGTCCCAGATCGCGAAGGCCGTCTCGGACGGAGCCCATGCCGGCATCGCCATCCACAAGCATCTCAAATCGATCAAGTCCTGA
- the trxA gene encoding thioredoxin — protein sequence MSIQLTNGNFQKEVLQSELPVIVDFWAIWCGPCKALGPTIEQIAVDLEGKVKVGKVNVDDEPALANTYRISSIPTVMLFKGGKAVSQVVGLMSKENLLKRLGL from the coding sequence ATGTCCATCCAACTCACCAACGGCAATTTCCAAAAAGAAGTCCTGCAGTCCGAACTGCCCGTCATCGTCGATTTCTGGGCGATCTGGTGCGGCCCGTGCAAAGCCCTCGGCCCGACCATCGAACAGATCGCCGTCGACCTAGAAGGCAAGGTCAAGGTCGGCAAGGTCAACGTCGACGACGAGCCGGCGCTCGCCAACACCTACCGGATCTCCTCGATCCCGACCGTGATGCTCTTCAAGGGCGGCAAGGCCGTTTCCCAGGTCGTCGGCCTGATGAGCAAGGAAAACCTGCTGAAGCGCCTGGGACTGTAA
- a CDS encoding potassium transporter TrkG: MVHGDHPVHKKKKLPPLLIVIVSFLAIILFGSIVLALPISVQDGRLPYVDALFLSASAVCVTGLTTIADLGATLSVFGKFFLALLIQIGGLGIVTIAIYVLVLLGIRIGVMERVVVREALNQNSLQGMVRLVKAIVLTSLAFEFVGMWLNLIVFSRDYPFWTALGYSAFHAVSSFNNAGFDLLGATSLIPYADDLLLNLNTAFLVIVGGIGFIVIFDLLKKRSWKGLTNYSKIVLRTTGFLLVAGTLLLKLAVGSEITWLQAFFQSFTARTSGFATVDLSRFGIAGLSLMILLMFIGASPNSTGGGIKTTTAYTIYRSTIAFLTGKSPIIKNRRIDDETRIKALTLAFLAVVVVFVGFLALVGFEQDNIMFASTPESLLFEAVSAFGTVGLSTGVTPFLSTASKLVVVVVMFIGRLGPITIFGFFNRNWGHPYASATEYPAEKVLIG; this comes from the coding sequence ATGGTCCATGGAGATCATCCCGTCCATAAAAAAAAGAAACTGCCGCCGCTTCTGATCGTCATCGTCAGTTTCCTCGCGATCATCCTCTTCGGCTCGATCGTGCTTGCGCTGCCGATTTCCGTCCAGGACGGCCGTCTTCCCTACGTCGACGCGCTGTTCCTGTCGGCATCCGCGGTCTGCGTCACCGGACTGACGACGATCGCCGACCTCGGCGCCACGCTGTCGGTCTTCGGAAAGTTCTTCCTCGCCCTTCTGATCCAGATCGGCGGCCTCGGCATCGTCACGATCGCGATCTACGTCCTCGTCCTCCTCGGCATCCGCATCGGCGTGATGGAGCGCGTCGTCGTCCGCGAGGCGCTCAACCAGAATTCGCTTCAGGGCATGGTTCGGCTCGTGAAGGCGATCGTCCTGACTTCGCTCGCCTTCGAGTTCGTCGGGATGTGGCTCAACCTCATCGTCTTCAGCCGCGACTATCCGTTCTGGACGGCGCTCGGCTACAGCGCCTTCCACGCCGTTTCGTCCTTCAACAACGCCGGCTTCGACCTTCTCGGCGCCACCAGCCTGATTCCTTACGCCGACGACCTCCTCCTGAACCTCAACACCGCCTTCCTCGTGATCGTCGGCGGCATCGGCTTCATCGTCATCTTCGATCTCCTCAAGAAACGCTCCTGGAAGGGGCTCACGAACTACTCCAAGATCGTCCTCAGGACGACGGGCTTCCTGCTCGTCGCCGGTACCCTGCTTCTCAAGCTCGCCGTCGGTTCCGAGATCACCTGGCTGCAGGCGTTCTTCCAGAGTTTCACCGCCCGCACCTCCGGCTTCGCCACCGTCGACCTTTCCCGATTCGGCATCGCCGGGCTGTCCCTGATGATCCTCCTCATGTTCATCGGTGCTTCGCCGAACTCGACCGGCGGCGGCATCAAGACCACCACCGCATATACGATCTATCGTTCGACGATCGCCTTCCTCACCGGCAAGTCCCCGATCATCAAGAACCGCCGCATCGACGACGAGACGCGGATCAAGGCGCTCACGCTTGCGTTCCTTGCGGTCGTCGTCGTCTTCGTCGGGTTCCTCGCCCTCGTCGGTTTCGAACAGGATAACATCATGTTCGCATCAACGCCCGAATCGCTGCTCTTCGAGGCCGTCTCGGCCTTCGGCACCGTCGGCCTATCCACCGGCGTCACCCCGTTCCTCTCGACCGCATCCAAGCTCGTCGTCGTCGTGGTGATGTTCATCGGCCGTCTCGGACCGATCACGATCTTCGGCTTCTTCAACCGGAACTGGGGGCATCCGTACGCCTCGGCTACCGAGTACCCCGCTGAAAAGGTCCTCATCGGATGA
- a CDS encoding RluA family pseudouridine synthase, with amino-acid sequence MRTHVVGSNEHHLTFESWFRRRLAATVPGTAAAAVAAGRFSLNGVPLSDPHAILSAGDAIVDRDGADRIVRPAASLSVVFEDPDLLVVDKPAGMLSHPERGMREPDILSALASFRDAAGCAPGNRLDFNTGGLLIVTRSSVAAGMLAAAMRENRIVKKYLAVVSGYMVEPEAVLSAWLLKDDVASVVRVADVPIPGSKPIKTAYRVLEERQGLSLLEIEPITGRTHQIRAHFAFVGHPVVGDALYGHPGVNRRYGMKRQALCSRSLSFSFPEPDHPWHRLDGRILVKKDVDFLDPLGFGTK; translated from the coding sequence ATGCGCACCCACGTCGTCGGCTCGAACGAACACCATCTGACATTCGAATCATGGTTCCGCCGGCGCCTCGCGGCGACCGTTCCGGGAACCGCGGCCGCGGCCGTCGCGGCCGGGCGGTTCAGTCTCAACGGCGTCCCCCTCTCCGACCCGCATGCGATCCTGTCGGCGGGCGACGCGATCGTCGACCGCGACGGCGCCGATCGGATCGTGCGTCCCGCCGCGTCGCTTTCGGTCGTCTTCGAGGACCCCGACCTGCTTGTCGTCGACAAGCCCGCCGGCATGCTTTCGCATCCGGAACGGGGGATGCGGGAGCCCGACATCCTTTCCGCGCTCGCGTCGTTCCGCGACGCCGCCGGCTGCGCCCCCGGCAACCGCCTCGACTTCAACACCGGTGGTCTTTTGATCGTGACGCGGTCGTCCGTCGCCGCCGGGATGCTCGCGGCCGCGATGCGCGAGAATCGGATCGTTAAGAAATATCTCGCCGTCGTCTCCGGATACATGGTCGAACCGGAGGCGGTCCTCTCGGCCTGGCTGCTCAAGGACGACGTTGCGTCGGTCGTCCGCGTCGCCGATGTGCCGATCCCGGGATCGAAGCCGATCAAGACCGCCTACCGCGTGCTTGAGGAACGACAGGGGCTTTCGCTTCTGGAGATCGAACCGATCACCGGCCGCACCCATCAGATCCGCGCCCATTTCGCATTCGTCGGCCATCCCGTCGTTGGCGATGCGCTCTACGGCCATCCCGGGGTGAACCGCCGCTACGGCATGAAGCGCCAGGCGCTGTGTTCGCGTTCGCTTTCGTTCTCCTTTCCCGAGCCCGACCACCCGTGGCACCGGCTCGACGGCCGCATCCTCGTCAAGAAGGACGTCGACTTCCTCGACCCGCTCGGTTTCGGGACGAAATGA
- the nagA gene encoding N-acetylglucosamine-6-phosphate deacetylase — MRIIVANGRCVRGTDIVEADVVLEDGRIASVTKTDAEADVAIDATGLFVAPGFIDVHVHGGGGRDFMEASVEAYVAATEYHLLHGTTTIVPTAVSAAPADLERFLMGYERAEASGRIRARLGGAHLEGPYLSKVKAGAHDPQVLRDPDPAEYIPLAGRHPCFRRMTAAPELPGAFRLGDDLAARGIRVSVGHSDATAETVFEACNHGYRSVTHLYNAMSSVAERGGRKQGGVAEAALYDDRLYAEIIADLRHVPAELLKLAYKAKGRERLLLVSDCLAPAGAPSGSYRLGDPVSGTPVEVRDAAYLAGTTKLAGSVATTDVLLRNMVSIGVPLPDAVWMLTKTPAAMLGIDSEIGSLEPGMAADLVLFDAAGIVRHVVCRGNVIL, encoded by the coding sequence ATGCGCATCATCGTCGCAAACGGCCGTTGCGTCCGCGGCACCGACATCGTCGAAGCCGACGTCGTCCTCGAGGACGGTCGGATCGCGTCCGTAACCAAGACGGATGCGGAGGCGGACGTCGCGATCGACGCGACGGGTCTGTTCGTCGCCCCCGGCTTCATCGACGTCCATGTCCACGGCGGCGGCGGCCGCGACTTCATGGAGGCATCCGTCGAAGCGTACGTCGCCGCGACCGAATACCATCTTCTGCACGGCACGACGACGATCGTCCCGACCGCCGTCTCCGCCGCTCCCGCCGACCTCGAGCGTTTCCTGATGGGTTACGAACGCGCCGAAGCCTCGGGAAGGATCCGCGCCCGCCTCGGCGGCGCGCACCTCGAGGGTCCCTACCTGTCGAAGGTCAAGGCAGGCGCGCATGACCCGCAGGTCCTGCGCGATCCCGATCCCGCCGAATACATCCCCCTCGCCGGCCGCCATCCGTGCTTCCGGCGGATGACCGCGGCGCCCGAACTGCCGGGCGCATTCCGGCTCGGGGACGACCTCGCGGCACGCGGGATCCGCGTGTCCGTCGGTCATTCCGACGCGACCGCCGAAACCGTGTTCGAAGCCTGCAACCACGGCTATCGGAGCGTGACCCACCTCTACAACGCCATGTCCTCGGTCGCCGAACGCGGCGGTCGCAAGCAGGGTGGCGTCGCCGAGGCGGCGCTCTACGACGACCGGCTCTACGCCGAGATCATCGCCGACCTGCGCCACGTTCCCGCCGAACTCCTGAAGCTCGCGTACAAGGCGAAGGGCAGGGAACGGCTCCTGCTCGTCTCCGACTGCCTCGCGCCGGCCGGCGCGCCGTCGGGCTCGTATCGCCTCGGCGATCCCGTGAGCGGGACGCCCGTCGAGGTCCGCGACGCCGCCTACCTCGCCGGCACCACGAAACTGGCCGGATCGGTCGCGACCACCGACGTCCTCCTCCGCAACATGGTCTCGATCGGCGTCCCGCTTCCCGACGCCGTCTGGATGCTCACGAAGACCCCCGCCGCGATGCTCGGAATCGATTCCGAGATCGGGTCGCTCGAACCCGGCATGGCCGCGGACCTCGTCCTCTTCGACGCCGCCGGCATCGTCCGCCACGTCGTCTGCCGGGGAAACGTCATCCTCTGA
- a CDS encoding DUF6320 domain-containing protein — protein sequence MKHCDKCNVDVRTNFKYCPLCHQVLSGDDDPAIGEIYPECIPSRREVLPITKRILLFVTTVSIATLLLVNLFTRQPGDPWWSLIPIGAILYFWLVLRYGILTNQNVAFRLAFLTTVLILILNGIDSFVDGTQGWALDYVTPLALLACNFAISGIILVKRMNHRDYIIYLLTILFFSLVPLVLVWVGVIPAAVSWPAIASFGAAMFILLVIVFFFPKSIREEIKKRFHL from the coding sequence ATGAAGCATTGCGACAAGTGCAACGTCGACGTCCGGACCAACTTCAAGTACTGTCCGCTCTGCCACCAGGTGCTTTCGGGCGACGACGATCCGGCCATCGGCGAGATCTATCCCGAATGCATCCCCTCGCGCCGCGAGGTGCTGCCGATCACGAAGCGGATCCTGCTCTTCGTCACCACCGTCTCGATCGCCACGCTCCTGCTCGTGAACCTGTTCACGCGCCAGCCCGGCGATCCGTGGTGGAGCCTGATTCCGATCGGTGCGATCCTCTATTTCTGGCTGGTCCTCCGCTACGGCATCCTGACGAACCAGAACGTCGCCTTCAGGCTGGCGTTTTTGACGACGGTCCTGATCCTGATCCTGAACGGCATCGACAGTTTCGTCGACGGCACCCAGGGATGGGCGCTCGACTACGTCACGCCGCTCGCCCTCCTCGCCTGCAACTTCGCGATCTCCGGGATCATCCTCGTCAAACGCATGAACCATCGCGACTACATCATTTATCTTCTTACGATCCTGTTCTTCTCGCTCGTTCCGCTCGTGCTCGTGTGGGTCGGGGTCATCCCCGCCGCCGTCTCGTGGCCGGCGATCGCTTCGTTCGGCGCGGCGATGTTCATCCTGCTCGTCATCGTCTTCTTCTTCCCCAAATCGATCAGGGAAGAGATCAAGAAAAGGTTCCATCTGTAA
- a CDS encoding alpha/beta hydrolase fold domain-containing protein, which produces MKNEITIAATRRGNLARRIVRLGQKIPAVRRRDRVALGRIYRSTLSARYSFPTRVEASWIDLKAARVEVLRRTDGVLAAGAVLHLHGGAYTSGYNDTYRKAALELFDRTGLTVYSLDYRLAPAYPFPAALDDAVAAYRRILSDGVPGGRIAVVGDSAGGGLCLSLVMRLRELHVALPAAVVAFSAWTDLTMSGASMVENAGRDPMFGTGSEPLHPELYAGPLPLDHPLVSPLFGTFEAFPPLLLHVGGFEVILSDTTAVADKADKAGAEVATMVYEGMFHGFQLGFGLVPEAKRAWSATGDFIRSKIGAPSAALNGKATRRDMMKSKDWFKLDNAAKIFPAVSTKKETNTFRVQIVLTDPVDPAILQQAVDAALERYPLFKVRLKNGFFWKYFDYNEAPFTVQPLPHGVCGSLSPKEHNGYLFQIYHRGQMIVLEMFHSLADGSGAIMFMKSIVYEYLTMTGKRITPDNIILTRDSKPTKAEYEDSQATYYDPKNHGHVKEEKAFFIKGTPIPDGFTGLIAGTLPTDKVLSLARSRQATVTEYLSALMMHVIYVTQIQYREHLKENQKPVKIFVPVNLRKHFPSQTLRNFSIFVKSDMRMDRSDITFDEILELVKKQFAAGMTKSELQRKMSENYHFEKNPFLRATPYFLKRFALKIGYAIMGLSLNTLSLSNMGRFEVPPSMEPYIESASCAVYSGKYNTLNLGIMSIRDKFKITFTRSILETNVEREFFRHFTARGIEVELESNFVEEYL; this is translated from the coding sequence ATGAAGAACGAAATCACGATTGCGGCGACCCGCCGCGGGAACCTCGCCCGCCGGATCGTGCGGCTCGGTCAGAAGATTCCGGCGGTACGCCGGCGCGACCGCGTGGCGTTGGGGCGGATCTACCGCTCGACGCTGTCGGCGCGCTACTCCTTTCCGACACGCGTCGAAGCCTCCTGGATCGACCTGAAGGCCGCGCGGGTCGAGGTCCTGCGCCGGACCGACGGCGTCCTCGCCGCGGGCGCCGTGCTCCATCTCCACGGCGGTGCGTACACCTCCGGATACAACGACACCTACCGCAAGGCCGCGCTCGAACTCTTCGACCGCACCGGCCTCACGGTCTATTCGCTCGATTACCGGCTGGCTCCGGCCTACCCGTTCCCGGCCGCGCTCGACGACGCCGTCGCGGCGTACCGGCGGATCCTCTCCGACGGCGTTCCCGGCGGCCGCATCGCCGTCGTCGGCGATTCCGCCGGCGGCGGCCTCTGCCTGTCGCTCGTGATGCGCCTGCGCGAACTGCATGTCGCGCTTCCCGCCGCGGTCGTCGCCTTCTCGGCGTGGACCGACCTCACGATGAGCGGCGCATCGATGGTCGAGAACGCCGGTCGCGATCCGATGTTCGGCACCGGTTCGGAGCCGCTCCATCCGGAACTCTACGCCGGACCGCTGCCGCTCGACCACCCGCTCGTCTCGCCCCTGTTCGGAACCTTCGAGGCGTTTCCGCCGCTGCTTCTCCACGTGGGCGGGTTCGAGGTCATCCTCTCGGACACGACGGCCGTCGCCGACAAGGCGGACAAGGCCGGAGCCGAGGTCGCAACGATGGTCTACGAGGGCATGTTCCATGGATTCCAGCTCGGCTTCGGCCTCGTTCCCGAGGCGAAGCGGGCATGGTCGGCGACCGGCGACTTCATCCGGTCGAAAATCGGCGCGCCTTCGGCTGCGCTCAACGGGAAGGCGACGCGCAGGGACATGATGAAATCGAAGGACTGGTTCAAGCTCGACAACGCCGCGAAGATCTTCCCGGCCGTCTCCACCAAGAAGGAGACCAACACGTTTCGCGTCCAGATCGTTTTGACGGACCCCGTCGATCCGGCGATCCTGCAGCAGGCGGTGGACGCCGCCCTCGAACGCTATCCGCTCTTCAAGGTCCGTCTCAAGAACGGCTTCTTCTGGAAGTACTTCGACTACAACGAGGCGCCCTTCACGGTCCAGCCGCTGCCCCACGGCGTCTGCGGAAGCCTCAGCCCGAAGGAGCACAACGGCTATCTCTTCCAGATCTACCACCGCGGCCAGATGATCGTCCTCGAGATGTTCCATTCGCTCGCGGACGGATCCGGAGCGATCATGTTCATGAAGTCGATCGTCTACGAGTATCTGACGATGACGGGCAAGCGGATCACCCCCGACAACATCATCCTGACGCGCGATTCGAAACCGACGAAGGCCGAGTATGAGGACAGCCAGGCGACCTATTACGATCCCAAGAACCACGGGCACGTGAAGGAAGAGAAGGCGTTCTTCATCAAGGGCACGCCGATCCCCGACGGCTTCACCGGCCTGATCGCCGGGACGCTTCCGACCGACAAGGTGCTTTCGCTCGCGCGGTCGCGTCAGGCGACCGTCACGGAATACCTGTCGGCGCTGATGATGCACGTCATCTACGTCACCCAGATCCAGTACCGCGAGCATCTGAAGGAGAACCAGAAGCCGGTCAAGATCTTCGTGCCGGTGAACCTGCGCAAGCACTTCCCCTCGCAGACGCTCCGCAACTTCTCGATCTTCGTGAAGTCCGACATGCGGATGGATCGCTCGGACATCACCTTCGACGAGATCCTCGAGCTCGTGAAGAAGCAGTTCGCGGCGGGGATGACGAAATCGGAACTGCAACGCAAGATGTCGGAGAACTACCATTTCGAGAAGAACCCGTTCCTGCGGGCGACCCCCTACTTCCTGAAGCGCTTCGCCCTCAAGATCGGATATGCGATCATGGGGCTCTCGCTCAATACCCTGAGCCTGTCGAACATGGGCCGGTTCGAAGTCCCGCCGTCGATGGAACCCTACATCGAAAGCGCCTCCTGCGCGGTCTATTCCGGCAAGTACAACACCCTCAATCTCGGGATCATGTCGATCCGCGACAAGTTCAAGATCACCTTCACGCGCTCGATCCTCGAAACCAACGTCGAACGCGAGTTCTTCCGCCACTTCACCGCGCGCGGCATCGAGGTCGAACTCGAAAGCAACTTCGTGGAGGAATACCTATGA
- the pepT gene encoding peptidase T, with the protein MKAYERLLDYVRFDTRSDHHSTTYPSTSKQLVLLEKLRADLSAFGLEARIDEYGYVVGTLPGNVGPGVPTVALIAHVDTSPDASGENVRPRIIRKYDGTPIVLDETKNVVLDPAVFPWLGDNVGQDLIVTDGSTLLGADDKAGVAEIMTVVERLLATPSIRHGDVKIVFTPDEEVGNGTEHLDVASIGAEFGYTLDGSRVGEIAYENFNAAGVVATFRGVSVHPGAAKNKMVNSIRLAAEFDALLPVAARPELTEKYEGFNHPTEIAGTCEKTVATYIVRNHDAARFERQKQDFRDAAAFIDRKYGAGTCVLDIRAQYQNMRSILEKRMEIVDLALAAIVKNGLQPIVEPIRGGTDGARLTYMGLPCPNLGTGGYNFHGPYEYASIDEMDKAVDIVLTLLSDIAATKR; encoded by the coding sequence ATGAAAGCATACGAGCGTCTGCTCGACTACGTCCGGTTCGATACCCGATCGGACCACCATTCCACGACCTATCCTTCCACCTCGAAACAGCTGGTCCTGCTCGAGAAGCTCCGTGCGGACCTTTCCGCCTTCGGGCTCGAAGCCCGGATCGACGAATACGGCTACGTCGTCGGCACCCTGCCCGGCAACGTCGGACCCGGCGTTCCGACGGTCGCGCTCATCGCCCACGTGGACACCTCGCCGGACGCATCCGGCGAAAACGTCCGTCCGCGAATCATTAGAAAATACGACGGCACCCCGATCGTGCTCGACGAAACGAAGAACGTGGTGCTCGACCCGGCCGTCTTCCCCTGGCTCGGGGACAACGTCGGCCAGGATCTGATCGTCACCGACGGATCCACCCTCCTCGGCGCCGACGACAAGGCCGGCGTCGCCGAGATCATGACCGTCGTCGAGCGCCTGCTCGCCACCCCGTCGATCAGACACGGCGACGTCAAGATCGTCTTCACTCCCGACGAAGAGGTCGGAAACGGCACCGAACATCTCGACGTCGCGTCGATCGGCGCCGAGTTCGGCTACACCCTCGACGGTTCCCGCGTCGGCGAGATCGCCTACGAGAACTTCAACGCCGCCGGCGTCGTCGCCACCTTCCGGGGCGTCTCGGTCCATCCCGGCGCGGCCAAGAACAAGATGGTGAATTCGATCCGCCTCGCCGCCGAGTTCGACGCCCTCCTGCCCGTCGCCGCCCGTCCCGAACTGACCGAGAAGTACGAAGGGTTCAACCATCCGACGGAGATCGCCGGAACATGCGAGAAGACGGTCGCGACCTACATCGTCCGCAACCACGACGCGGCCCGCTTCGAGCGCCAGAAACAGGATTTCCGCGACGCCGCCGCGTTCATCGACCGCAAGTACGGTGCCGGGACCTGCGTCCTCGACATCCGCGCGCAGTACCAGAACATGCGTTCGATCCTCGAGAAACGGATGGAGATCGTCGATCTCGCCCTCGCCGCAATCGTCAAGAACGGTCTTCAACCGATCGTCGAGCCGATCCGCGGCGGTACCGACGGCGCCCGCCTGACGTACATGGGACTGCCCTGCCCGAACCTCGGAACCGGGGGTTACAACTTCCACGGTCCGTACGAATACGCCTCGATCGACGAGATGGACAAGGCCGTCGACATCGTCCTCACCCTTCTGTCCGACATCGCCGCGACGAAGCGCTGA